One genomic region from Prunus persica cultivar Lovell chromosome G3, Prunus_persica_NCBIv2, whole genome shotgun sequence encodes:
- the LOC18781918 gene encoding shikimate O-hydroxycinnamoyltransferase, translated as MAVVNVSVRESTLVKPAEETPRQVLWMTNLDLVILGNHTPSVYFYRQNQNSVHGHHNNFFDPQVLKQALSKALVPFYPLAGRLGMEGNGRGEIDCNSEGALFVVAETGSTIDDFGDFAPTLEFRKLIPAVDYSTGISTYPLLVLQVTYFKCGGVSLGVGLEHRVADGLSGLHFVNTWSDIARGLDLTIPPFIDRTLLRARYPPQPAFDHIEYQPDPPIKTGTKAVGDESATVSIFRLTREQLNILKAKSKEDGNTINYTTYEMLAGHVWRCASVARELPDDQETKLHIAVDGRSRLQPPLPPGFFGNVVFAGAPIAAAGDLKSKPTWYAASCIHDTVVRMDNDYLRSALDYLELQPDLSPLVRGAHTFRCPRLGITSWSRLPIYDADFGWGRPIFMGPGGMGYEGLAFVLPSATNDGSLSVAISLQSQHMQSFSKLLYEI; from the exons ATGGCGGTGGTCAACGTGAGCGTGAGGGAGTCAACGTTGGTGAAGCCGGCGGAGGAGACGCCGAGGCAGGTGCTGTGGATGACCAACTTGGACCTTGTGATTTTGGGCAACCACACGCCAAGCGTCTACTTCTACAGGCAGAACCAAAACAGTGTGCACGGTCATCATAACAACTTCTTCGACCCGCAGGTGCTCAAGCAGGCGCTAAGCAAGGCCCTCGTGCCCTTCTACCCGTTGGCGGGGCGCCTCGGGATGGAAGGCAACGGCCGCGGCGAGATCGACTGCAATTCGGAGGGCGCGCTGTTTGTCGTGGCTGAGACGGGCTCAACCATCGACGATTTCGGCGACTTCGCGCCGACTCTCGAGTTCCGGAAGCTCATCCCAGCCGTTGATTATTCGACAGGGATATCAACTTATCCCCTCTTGGTGTTGCAG GTCACATACTTCAAATGTGGTGGAGTGTCACTTGGTGTTGGCCTGGAACATCGTGTAGCAGATGGCCTTTCTGGTCTCCACTTTGTAAATACATGGTCTGATATTGCTCGAGGTCTTGACCTGACAATTCCACCATTCATTGACAGGACATTACTTCGTGCCCGATACCCACCACAGCCTGCATTCGATCACATTGAATACCAACCCGATCCACCCATTAAAACTGGTACAAAAGCTGTAGGTGATGAGAGCGCAACGGTATCCATTTTTAGATTGACAAGGGAGCAGCTCAACATCTTGAAAGCCAAGTCTAAGGAAGATGGGAACACAATCAACTATACCACATATGAGATGTTGGCAGGCCATGTTTGGAGATGTGCATCTGTGGCACGTGAACTTCCTGATGATCAAGAGACCAAACTACATATTGCAGTTGATGGAAGGTCCAGACTGCAACCCCCACTCCCACCTGGTTTCTTTGGCAATGTGGTTTTTGCAGGCGCACCAATTGCTGCAGCAGGGGAtctcaaatcaaaaccaacatgGTATGCTGCAAGCTGTATTCATGATACTGTTGTGCGTATGGACAACGATTATCTTAGATCAGCACTGGACTATCTTGAACTTCAGCCTGACCTGTCACCCCTTGTTCGCGGAGCTCATACTTTTAGGTGCCCGAGACTTGGAATAACTAGTTGGTCTAGGCTGCCGATCTATGATGCTGATTTCGGTTGGGGTCGACCTATTTTCATGGGGCCTGGTGGAATGGGATATGAGGGGTTGGCTTTTGTGTTACCAAGTGCAACAAATGATGGAAGTTTATCGGTGGCCATTTCTCTGCAATCTCAACATATGCAATCATTCTCCAAGTTGTTGTATGAGATATAA
- the LOC18781919 gene encoding shikimate O-hydroxycinnamoyltransferase: MDVITTRYTEMCFAFFTAKKVRQVVWFGGEVRPSKKMAVVNVSVRESTLVKPAEETPGQVLWMTNLDLVILGNHTPSVYFYRQNQNSVHGHHNNFFDPQVLKQALSKALVPFYPLAGRLGMEGNGRGEIDCNSEGALFVVAETGSTIEDFGDFAPTLEFRKLIPAVDYSAGISTYPLLVLQVTYFKCGGVSLGVGLEHRVADGLSGLHFVNTWSDIARGLDLTIPPFIDRTLLRARDPPQPAFDHIEYQPDPPIKTGTKAVGDESATVSIFRLTREQLNILKAKSKEDGNTINYTTYEILAGHVWRCASVARELPDDQETKLHIAVDGRSRLQPPLPPGFFGNVVFAGAPIAAAGDLKSKPTWYAASCIHDTVVRMDNDYLRSALDYLELQPDLSPLVRGAHTFRCPRLGITSWSRLPIYDADFGWGRPIFMGPGGMGYEGLAFVLPSATNDGSLSVAISLQSQHMQSFSKLLYEI, encoded by the exons ATGGATGTTATTACAACGCGGTATACAGAGATGTGCTTTGCCTTCTTCACTGCAAAGAAGGTTAGACAAGTAGTTTGGTTTGGAGGTGAGGTGAGGCCCAGCAAAAAGATGGCGGTGGTCAACGTGAGCGTGAGGGAGTCAACGTTGGTGAAGCCGGCGGAGGAGACGCCGGGGCAGGTGCTGTGGATGACCAACTTGGACCTGGTGATTTTGGGCAACCACACGCCAAGCGTCTACTTCTACAGGCAGAACCAAAACAGTGTGCACGGTCATCATAACAACTTCTTCGACCCGCAGGTGCTCAAGCAGGCGCTAAGCAAGGCCCTCGTGCCCTTCTACCCGTTGGCGGGGCGCCTTGGGATGGAAGGCAACGGCCGCGGCGAGATCGACTGCAATTCGGAGGGCGCGCTGTTTGTCGTGGCAGAGACGGGCTCCACCATCGAGGATTTCGGCGACTTCGCGCCGACTCTCGAGTTCCGGAAGCTCATCCCAGCCGTTGATTATTCGGCAGGGATATCAACTTATCCCCTCTTGGTGTTGCAG GTCACATACTTCAAATGTGGTGGAGTGTCACTTGGTGTTGGCCTGGAACATCGTGTAGCAGATGGCCTTTCTGGTCTCCACTTTGTAAATACATGGTCTGATATTGCTCGAGGTCTTGACCTTACAATTCCACCATTCATTGACAGGACATTACTTCGTGCCCGAGACCCACCACAGCCTGCATTTGATCACATTGAATACCAACCTGATCCACCCATTAAAACTGGTACAAAAGCTGTAGGTGATGAGAGCGCAACGGTATCCATTTTTAGATTGACAAGGGAGCAGCTCAACATCTTGAAAGCCAAGTCTAAGGAAGATGGGAACACAATCAACTATACCACATATGAGATATTGGCAGGCCATGTTTGGAGATGTGCATCTGTGGCACGTGAACTTCCTGATGATCAAGAGACCAAACTACATATTGCAGTTGATGGAAGGTCCAGACTGCAACCCCCACTCCCACCTGGTTTCTTTGGCAATGTGGTTTTTGCAGGCGCACCAATTGCTGCAGCAGGGGAtctcaaatcaaaaccaacatgGTATGCTGCAAGCTGTATTCATGATACTGTTGTGCGTATGGACAACGATTATCTTAGATCAGCACTGGACTATCTTGAACTTCAGCCTGACCTGTCACCCCTTGTTCGCGGAGCTCATACTTTTAGGTGCCCGAGACTTGGAATAACTAGTTGGTCTAGGCTGCCGATCTATGATGCTGATTTCGGTTGGGGTCGACCTATTTTCATGGGGCCTGGTGGAATGGGATATGAGGGGTTGGCTTTTGTGTTACCAAGTGCAACAAATGATGGAAGTTTATCGGTGGCCATTTCTCTGCAATCTCAACATATGCAATCATTCTCCAAGTTGTTGTATGAGATATAA
- the LOC109947961 gene encoding zinc finger MYM-type protein 1-like, with translation MHVGPVGSVHNKAREAATNLMNRNTHIETAVSKHSDQARKAYRTCLNASIKCTKFLLRQGLAFRGHDESATSSNMGNYLELLQFLADNDDKVREVVMENAPGNLKLLAPCIQKEIVNSYALETLDAIMDGLKDKFFSILMDEARDVSVKEQMTMVLRYMDNKGHVIERFVGIQHVTDTTSSSLKDAIDTFFSRNDLCLSKLRGQGYDDASNMRVVHVLQMVIDDNPNENAGEANKLMREIRIFEFVFHLFLMKAILGLTNDLSQALQRKDQEIVNAMTLVKSCKEKLH, from the exons ATGCATGTTGGACCGGTTGGGAGTGTTCATAATAAGGCTAGAGAAGCTGCTACAAATTTGATGAATCGAAATACACATATTGAAACGGCAGTGAGCAAACACTCCGACCAAGCTCGTAAGGCTTATCGCACATGCTTGAATGCATCAATCAAGTGCACTAAGTTTTTATTGCGACAAGGTCTTGCTTTTCGTGGCCATGATGAAAGTGCCACTTCAAGCAATATGGGAAATTACTTGGAGCTATTGCAATTCCTTGCAGATAATGATGATAAAGTTAGAGAAGTTGTGATGGAAAATGCTCCTGGGAATCTCAAATTACTAGCTCCTTgcattcaaaaagaaattgtgAATTCATATGCCCTTGAAACACTTGATGCTATCATGGATGGTCTAAAAGAtaaattcttttcaatatTGATGGATGAAGCACGTGATGTGTCGGTGAAAGAGCAAATGACTATGGTATTGCGTTATATGGATAACAAAGGGCATGTAATTGAAAGATTTGTGGGTATCCAACATGTTACTGACACTACTTCAAGTTCACTAAAGGATGCTATTGACACATTTTTTTCTCGCAACGATTTGTGCCTTTCCAAGCTACGAGGACAAGGTTATGATGATGCTAGCAATATGAGAG TGGTTCATGTGCTTCAAATGGTTATTGATGATAATCCCAATGAAAATGCGGGTGAAGCAAATAAGTTAATGAGAGAAATACgtatttttgagtttgtgtttcacCTTTTCTTGATGAAAGCCATATTGGGACTCACAAATGATTTGTCACAAGCATTGCAAAGGAAAGATCAAGAAATTGTGAATGCAATGACTTTAGTGAAATCATGCAAGGAAAAGCTACATTAG